The following are encoded together in the Flavobacterium haoranii genome:
- a CDS encoding helix-turn-helix domain-containing protein, translated as MRSKVAQRILAETPEETKIFARLYADIVVRVNQLLKAKGFSQKDLADKLEKRPSEVNKWLVGEHNFTLRSLAKLEAELGESIINVPQRKPMGTSGYVTVYRNNAINTDVAYTNSWKKSKSNNKTALANVS; from the coding sequence ATGAGAAGCAAAGTAGCACAAAGAATTTTAGCAGAAACACCGGAAGAAACAAAAATCTTCGCAAGATTGTATGCTGATATCGTGGTTCGAGTAAATCAATTGTTAAAAGCAAAAGGATTTAGCCAAAAAGATTTAGCAGATAAACTTGAAAAAAGACCTTCTGAAGTTAATAAATGGTTGGTAGGAGAACATAATTTTACATTACGTTCTTTAGCTAAACTTGAAGCAGAACTTGGGGAGTCAATTATTAATGTTCCACAAAGAAAACCAATGGGAACATCTGGATATGTAACCGTTTACAGAAATAATGCTATAAATACTGATGTAGCATATACTAATTCGTGGAAAAAATCTAAATCTAACAATAAAACAGCATTAGCCAATGTCAGCTAA
- a CDS encoding DUF6943 family protein: protein MQNFIIKTHQKDTIYSKPHLFILNKGMNSGKPKKESFTNCFVIIFDLEQDCENLYFVAYSLWKTNFWHQHLVGSVIPFLRLNDFKKEFFIKSKVMMDEHETHIKHVAALKLLEQKENQFHDNINLINDMRRVILYRYCNTK from the coding sequence ATGCAGAATTTTATCATTAAAACCCACCAAAAAGACACGATTTACTCGAAACCTCATTTATTCATACTTAACAAAGGAATGAACAGCGGAAAGCCGAAAAAAGAGTCATTTACGAACTGTTTTGTAATCATATTTGATTTAGAACAGGATTGTGAAAATCTTTATTTTGTTGCTTATAGTTTATGGAAAACTAACTTTTGGCATCAACATTTGGTTGGTTCCGTAATTCCATTTTTACGTCTTAACGATTTTAAAAAGGAGTTTTTTATAAAGTCTAAAGTTATGATGGATGAACACGAAACTCACATTAAACACGTTGCAGCTCTCAAACTTTTGGAGCAAAAAGAAAATCAATTTCACGATAACATCAACCTTATCAATGATATGCGAAGAGTTATTTTATATCGTTATTGTAATACTAAATAA
- a CDS encoding DUF5675 family protein, with the protein MVIWLTRTYFPEGTNGKLECEGKLICNTIELPWKMNETRVSCIPEGKYFIRKRYSSKYKWHLELVDVPNRKFILFHPANNAQKELQGCIAPVTKLSGPGLGLLSRKAFEKLKSIVYKALDNHESVTLIVQS; encoded by the coding sequence ATGGTTATTTGGTTAACTAGAACTTATTTCCCTGAAGGAACTAATGGAAAACTCGAATGTGAAGGCAAATTGATATGCAATACCATAGAATTGCCTTGGAAGATGAACGAAACAAGAGTTTCCTGTATTCCGGAAGGGAAATATTTTATTAGAAAGCGATATAGCTCAAAATACAAATGGCATTTGGAATTAGTGGATGTTCCGAATAGAAAGTTTATTCTTTTTCATCCTGCTAATAATGCGCAAAAGGAATTACAAGGCTGTATTGCTCCGGTTACTAAACTTTCTGGACCAGGATTAGGGTTGTTGTCTAGAAAAGCTTTTGAGAAGCTTAAAAGCATTGTTTACAAAGCTTTGGATAATCATGAAAGTGTTACGTTAATTGTTCAATCTTAA
- a CDS encoding site-specific integrase — protein sequence MNSKVTLHFYAKSTKANGNGLLPIYVRLTIDGKRFEYSTKKFIEPSKWSTELSKMKGNSEEARSINNLLDFTRNRINEIQFELLKDGVSLNIDEFKNRLLGIKQRERLLIPIFTEHNRKIKELVGSEYAPGTLERYETSLKHTKDFLQWKFRVSDIDIEKIDHAFITEYEFYLRTERKCANNTAVKYIKNFHKIINICLANGWLTKDPFANYKAKVKEVIREFLTEQEIQSLMEKEFVSERLELVRDIFVFSCFTGLAYIDVKQLTPDNIVLGIDGDKWINKNRQKTDTNSKIPLLPTAQFIMDKYSDYPVNKNKGTILPILSNQKMNAYLKEIATVCGINKELTFHIARHTFATTVTLSNGVPIETVSKMLGHTNLKTTQHYAKILDKKISEDMQVLKAKFNTNLQTQSKSMNY from the coding sequence ATGAATTCAAAAGTCACACTGCATTTCTATGCGAAATCAACCAAAGCCAATGGTAATGGATTATTACCAATTTATGTGCGATTAACAATCGATGGAAAGCGATTTGAGTACAGTACTAAAAAATTTATTGAGCCATCGAAATGGTCAACTGAATTAAGCAAAATGAAGGGTAATTCAGAAGAAGCTCGTTCAATAAATAACTTACTTGATTTTACACGAAATCGAATAAACGAAATCCAATTCGAATTATTAAAAGATGGCGTATCATTAAACATCGATGAATTTAAAAATCGTTTACTCGGTATCAAACAACGCGAACGACTACTAATCCCAATCTTCACAGAACACAATCGTAAAATTAAAGAACTGGTAGGAAGCGAGTACGCTCCTGGGACATTGGAACGTTACGAAACATCTTTAAAACACACAAAAGACTTTCTTCAATGGAAATTCAGAGTTTCTGATATTGATATTGAGAAAATAGATCATGCTTTTATTACAGAGTATGAATTTTATCTTCGTACAGAAAGAAAGTGTGCTAACAATACAGCTGTAAAGTATATTAAAAACTTCCACAAGATTATAAACATTTGCTTGGCCAATGGATGGCTGACAAAGGACCCATTTGCAAATTACAAAGCAAAAGTCAAAGAAGTAATTCGTGAATTCCTTACAGAACAAGAAATTCAAAGTTTGATGGAAAAAGAATTCGTTTCAGAACGATTGGAGTTAGTTCGTGACATATTTGTTTTCAGTTGCTTTACTGGATTAGCATATATAGACGTGAAACAACTAACACCGGATAATATTGTTTTAGGAATTGATGGTGATAAATGGATAAATAAAAACCGCCAGAAAACCGATACAAATTCAAAAATTCCTTTATTACCAACCGCCCAATTTATCATGGATAAATATTCTGATTATCCTGTTAATAAAAATAAAGGTACCATACTTCCAATATTGTCAAACCAAAAAATGAATGCCTATCTTAAAGAAATTGCAACTGTTTGCGGAATCAACAAAGAACTAACATTCCATATAGCGCGACACACTTTTGCAACAACTGTAACATTGAGTAATGGAGTTCCAATTGAAACCGTAAGTAAAATGTTAGGACATACCAATCTAAAAACAACGCAGCATTATGCTAAGATTTTAGACAAGAAAATCAGTGAGGATATGCAGGTCTTAAAGGCTAAATTTAATACTAATTTGCAAACTCAAAGTAAATCAATGAATTACTAA
- a CDS encoding RteC domain-containing protein: MITAIKNNSLLDFENELCLILNTYSNEIEKAKKIIIFIEDVLKQLTDWLKNHVFESIQEEIKFFKEIKPNIVAKLIFYKEILLLFATLPLDKNKKIKHFEKKIDAINQFHRRNREFIKYIKSQSTHFDELYFTRKKYKDLFLNDCSVIIHDAKLCTSHDYLLAEVIAFELLALHIENRIDNLNQSCAITNNQFHSNLHWTAKKIDLIELIYALHESKVFDNGQSDIKEITHVFEKAFQIDLGDNITRSFIDIKNRKTDQTRFLNQLQDALETKIENDLN, translated from the coding sequence ATGATAACAGCTATAAAAAACAACTCCCTATTAGATTTTGAAAACGAATTATGTTTAATCCTTAACACCTATTCTAATGAAATAGAAAAAGCAAAAAAGATTATTATTTTCATTGAAGATGTTCTCAAGCAGTTAACCGACTGGCTAAAAAATCATGTCTTCGAAAGCATTCAAGAAGAAATCAAATTCTTTAAAGAAATCAAACCCAATATAGTAGCCAAACTGATTTTCTATAAAGAAATACTTTTACTCTTTGCAACTCTTCCCCTAGACAAAAACAAGAAAATAAAACACTTTGAAAAAAAAATTGATGCAATAAATCAATTCCACAGAAGGAACAGAGAATTCATCAAATACATTAAAAGTCAATCTACTCATTTTGATGAATTATATTTTACAAGGAAAAAGTATAAAGACCTGTTCTTAAATGATTGTTCAGTTATAATTCATGATGCTAAACTATGCACATCACATGACTATTTGTTAGCAGAAGTAATTGCATTTGAATTATTAGCATTACACATCGAAAACCGAATTGATAATTTAAACCAATCGTGTGCAATCACCAACAATCAATTCCATTCCAATCTACACTGGACAGCAAAAAAAATCGATTTAATCGAACTCATTTATGCGTTACACGAATCTAAAGTGTTCGATAATGGTCAATCCGATATCAAAGAAATTACCCACGTTTTTGAAAAAGCATTTCAAATCGATTTAGGAGACAACATTACCAGAAGCTTTATCGATATCAAAAACCGCAAAACAGATCAAACCCGATTTTTAAATCAGTTGCAAGATGCACTGGAAACCAAAATCGAAAATGATTTAAATTAA
- a CDS encoding helix-turn-helix domain-containing protein: protein MNFNHKTLFPETDNIELLNHQMVTKRDLLNFGNLLLREIKNSTTKSKTFEALPKPWLKSAEVREILKISPGTLQNLRINGTLKYKRIGGINYYNYEDIVKMLEK, encoded by the coding sequence ATGAACTTCAATCACAAAACCCTGTTCCCAGAAACGGACAACATTGAATTACTTAACCACCAAATGGTAACGAAACGAGATTTGCTAAATTTTGGAAATCTACTACTACGAGAAATCAAAAATTCCACAACAAAATCAAAAACATTTGAAGCTTTACCAAAACCTTGGCTCAAATCAGCCGAAGTCCGTGAAATCCTAAAAATCTCTCCAGGAACCTTACAAAACCTCCGCATCAATGGGACACTAAAATACAAACGCATCGGCGGAATCAATTACTACAACTACGAGGACATCGTAAAAATGCTAGAAAAGTAA
- a CDS encoding P-loop NTPase family protein, whose product MEKHFNTIKDTFVIQNGIKIYNFNWCLNYIEHQGKLIYGRSFKIEVVDHQTILKLVIYAIRDEKKALEFNLDLNKGILLSGPIGCGKTSIMALIRPFFYHKHDYKIKTCREISFEFAKNGFESLQNYTQKEHTQSRLTGYCFDDLGAEQNIKHYGNDLNVMAEIIISRYEDFVQNQSITHITTNLSASEIEALYGNRLRSRMRSMFNLITFNNESRDKR is encoded by the coding sequence ATGGAGAAGCACTTTAACACCATCAAAGACACTTTCGTTATTCAAAACGGAATCAAAATCTACAACTTCAATTGGTGCTTAAACTACATCGAACACCAGGGCAAGCTCATCTACGGTCGCTCTTTCAAAATTGAAGTGGTTGACCATCAAACCATTCTCAAATTGGTAATTTATGCCATTCGAGACGAAAAAAAGGCTTTAGAGTTCAATTTAGACCTCAACAAAGGTATTTTGTTATCGGGACCAATTGGATGCGGGAAAACGTCAATTATGGCATTAATCCGACCATTTTTTTACCACAAACACGACTACAAAATTAAGACGTGTAGAGAAATATCTTTTGAGTTTGCAAAAAATGGCTTCGAATCACTTCAAAATTACACCCAAAAAGAGCACACACAATCACGTTTAACCGGCTACTGTTTCGACGACTTAGGAGCAGAACAAAACATCAAACATTACGGCAACGACCTCAACGTCATGGCAGAAATAATCATTTCACGCTACGAAGATTTTGTTCAAAATCAATCTATCACCCATATCACCACAAACCTCTCCGCCAGCGAAATCGAAGCCCTCTACGGCAACCGCCTCCGCTCCCGAATGAGGTCAATGTTCAACCTAATCACCTTCAACAATGAATCCAGGGATAAAAGATAA
- a CDS encoding thermonuclease family protein, which yields MKIAAILFFTILAHNWSLCQTQIPKIFQAKVVGIKDGDTFKVLYKNSEITIRLNHIDCPEKNQPYGKNAKWKASDLCFGKMVKIVSNGKKDRYKRWIAEVYCNNININKELIKNGLAWHFKKYSSDNDYAKLEIQARKLKVGLWQQSNPIAPWNWRKK from the coding sequence ATGAAAATAGCAGCAATTCTTTTTTTTACAATTTTAGCCCATAATTGGTCTTTATGTCAAACGCAAATTCCAAAAATATTTCAAGCAAAAGTTGTCGGAATTAAAGATGGAGATACGTTCAAAGTATTGTATAAAAATTCCGAAATAACAATTCGTTTAAATCACATTGATTGTCCTGAAAAAAACCAACCTTATGGAAAAAATGCTAAGTGGAAAGCATCTGATCTTTGTTTTGGTAAAATGGTAAAAATAGTGAGTAATGGTAAAAAAGACCGATACAAAAGATGGATTGCAGAAGTGTATTGTAATAACATAAATATCAACAAAGAGTTAATTAAAAATGGATTAGCTTGGCACTTTAAAAAATACTCTTCAGATAATGACTATGCAAAATTGGAAATTCAAGCTAGAAAATTAAAAGTAGGTTTGTGGCAACAAAGTAATCCGATTGCACCTTGGAATTGGAGGAAAAAATAA
- a CDS encoding sigma-70 RNA polymerase sigma factor region 4 domain-containing protein, giving the protein MAKILNLSQNSDQELLKKIKENSDNLVYVYKNCKSNSIRFMKKMTSKMNEYELEDVFQDAILVLYEKITKGNFELTCSFQTYLNSVCRFQLLNTFNKSEITVDFIENNEDDNDNSELSYLNITDSLDVIDNTNEPYFQAIEKALLKIKEAGGHCYELLTLFWYHKKV; this is encoded by the coding sequence ATGGCAAAAATTCTCAATTTATCTCAAAATTCAGATCAAGAGTTACTTAAAAAAATTAAAGAAAATAGCGATAATTTAGTTTACGTTTATAAAAATTGTAAATCTAACAGCATTCGTTTTATGAAAAAAATGACTTCTAAAATGAATGAATACGAACTAGAAGACGTATTTCAAGATGCTATTTTAGTGTTATACGAGAAAATAACCAAAGGAAATTTTGAATTAACTTGTTCTTTTCAAACGTATCTAAATTCTGTTTGTAGATTTCAATTACTCAACACCTTTAATAAAAGTGAAATTACAGTAGATTTTATTGAAAATAATGAGGATGACAATGACAATTCAGAGTTGTCTTACCTAAATATTACAGATAGTTTAGATGTTATTGATAATACGAATGAACCTTATTTTCAAGCAATTGAAAAAGCATTGTTAAAAATAAAAGAAGCTGGAGGGCATTGTTATGAGCTTTTAACGTTGTTTTGGTATCATAAAAAAGTATGA
- a CDS encoding tetratricopeptide repeat protein, giving the protein MAAIFLIAFMIWQPTKQSNDKLFAEYTSDELIVQSIDYQKIKVSSESAGYVRGGGILLENLNKFETDLALEAIQLFKNNNFEKSKHILASLEPRDKNDQLVMFLAITQLKTNELNPAVSNFEYLSKSSNFEYPSEVKFYLALCYLKQNKKSKAKLLFNELIQSDDKYSKVSQEIVSNIRWF; this is encoded by the coding sequence GTGGCAGCTATTTTTTTGATTGCGTTTATGATTTGGCAACCAACTAAGCAATCAAATGACAAGCTTTTTGCAGAGTATACATCAGATGAGTTAATAGTTCAGTCTATTGATTATCAAAAAATAAAAGTTTCTTCTGAGTCAGCAGGTTATGTTAGAGGAGGTGGAATTTTATTAGAAAATTTGAATAAGTTTGAAACAGATCTAGCTTTAGAAGCTATCCAATTATTTAAAAATAATAACTTTGAAAAATCAAAACATATTTTAGCGAGTTTAGAACCAAGAGATAAAAACGATCAATTGGTGATGTTTTTAGCAATAACACAATTGAAAACAAATGAGCTTAACCCTGCTGTTTCCAATTTTGAATATCTTAGTAAATCATCAAATTTTGAATATCCAAGTGAAGTTAAGTTTTATTTAGCCTTGTGCTATTTAAAACAAAACAAAAAAAGCAAAGCAAAATTATTATTCAATGAGTTAATCCAGAGTGATGATAAATATTCTAAAGTATCACAAGAAATTGTAAGTAACATAAGATGGTTTTAA